The following proteins come from a genomic window of Pirellula staleyi DSM 6068:
- a CDS encoding Gfo/Idh/MocA family oxidoreductase: protein MKLTRRHFVEQSMIAGAIAALARGGAEVHAEETAVKAVSPNEKIRVAVIGVNGQGGAHIGEWMKTPEVDLVAICDCDPAAYKKHESKFKGMAHPPRYEQDVRKLLEDKSIDAVSIATPNHWHAVMAVWAMQAGKDVYVEKPCSHNVHEGRVITQWARKLGRMCQMGVQSRSMTGMRATLDFVHSGKIGPVKVAKAICYRKRDSIGMVDTPAPIPEGMNFDLWAGPASNVVPVRKRLHYDWHWVFETGNGDLGNQNPHELDKARWGLRQQQLPNKVVSIGGRLGYVDNGDVYNNQVTIYQWDDAIAISDVRGLPIKTPVTFGLKGTKPFTGACNIWYGTDGYVVGPNYTSGVAFDYDGKELGKWEGGNYQAHFGNFVKAIQSRNYKDLHLDIEDGHLSSALAHLGNVSVRTGKAVAEGTRPELLSDNKYVLDTFETFEAHLKENNVDFNATKLYLGQELTIDPKTELSTSEEANKLFTREYRKGFELPEIA from the coding sequence ATGAAGCTAACACGTCGTCATTTTGTCGAGCAGTCGATGATCGCCGGGGCGATCGCCGCACTCGCTCGCGGTGGTGCAGAAGTCCACGCTGAAGAAACCGCCGTCAAAGCGGTCTCCCCGAACGAAAAAATTCGGGTCGCTGTGATCGGCGTCAATGGGCAAGGTGGAGCCCACATCGGCGAGTGGATGAAGACTCCCGAAGTCGACCTCGTCGCCATTTGCGACTGCGATCCCGCTGCCTATAAAAAGCACGAGAGCAAGTTCAAAGGGATGGCCCATCCACCCCGCTACGAGCAAGACGTCCGCAAACTGCTCGAAGACAAGTCGATCGATGCCGTTTCGATCGCCACCCCCAATCACTGGCATGCTGTGATGGCCGTCTGGGCCATGCAAGCAGGCAAAGATGTCTACGTCGAAAAGCCTTGCAGCCACAACGTGCACGAAGGTCGTGTCATCACCCAGTGGGCACGCAAACTCGGCCGCATGTGCCAGATGGGTGTGCAGAGCCGCAGCATGACCGGCATGCGAGCCACCCTCGACTTCGTCCACAGCGGAAAGATCGGCCCGGTGAAGGTCGCCAAAGCTATCTGTTACCGCAAGCGCGACAGCATTGGCATGGTCGACACCCCAGCCCCGATTCCAGAGGGTATGAACTTCGACCTCTGGGCCGGACCAGCGTCGAACGTCGTCCCGGTTCGTAAGCGTCTGCACTACGATTGGCACTGGGTTTTCGAGACCGGCAACGGCGATCTAGGGAACCAGAACCCTCACGAACTCGACAAAGCACGCTGGGGACTTCGTCAGCAGCAGTTGCCCAACAAGGTGGTCAGCATCGGCGGACGTCTCGGCTACGTCGATAACGGTGATGTCTACAACAACCAGGTCACGATCTATCAGTGGGACGACGCCATCGCCATCTCCGACGTGCGTGGTCTACCGATCAAGACCCCGGTCACTTTTGGCCTCAAGGGGACCAAGCCCTTCACCGGCGCTTGCAACATTTGGTACGGCACCGATGGCTACGTGGTCGGTCCGAACTATACCTCGGGGGTCGCGTTCGACTACGACGGCAAGGAACTTGGTAAGTGGGAAGGTGGCAACTATCAGGCCCACTTTGGCAACTTTGTGAAAGCGATTCAGAGCCGCAACTACAAAGATCTGCATCTCGACATCGAAGATGGCCACCTGTCGAGCGCCCTGGCTCACCTCGGTAACGTTTCGGTCCGAACCGGCAAAGCAGTGGCCGAAGGGACTCGTCCCGAATTGCTTTCCGATAACAAGTATGTCCTCGACACGTTTGAAACGTTCGAAGCTCACTTGAAGGAAAACAACGTCGACTTCAATGCGACCAAGCTTTATCTCGGCCAAGAGTTGACGATCGATCCGAAGACCGAACTTTCGACTAGCGAAGAAGCGAACAAACTCTTCACGCGCGAGTATCGCAAAGGTTTCGAGCTTCCCGAAATCGCCTAA
- a CDS encoding MarR family winged helix-turn-helix transcriptional regulator: MAQTPKSVSRLESHLGYWLRFVSNHVSHSFMQKVESRGVTVAEWVVLRELLEGGEMRPSDLAQKIGMTRGAISKLVERLCVKKLVARQASSSDGRVQQIELTAQGKRLVPMLAKLADENDQQFFGHLTSEERQMLHGLLQSLVKTHGWKELPVE; the protein is encoded by the coding sequence ATGGCCCAGACACCCAAAAGTGTCAGCCGACTCGAGAGTCACTTGGGCTACTGGCTCCGGTTTGTCTCGAATCACGTTTCGCACAGCTTCATGCAAAAAGTGGAGAGCAGGGGAGTGACGGTCGCCGAATGGGTGGTGCTGCGCGAACTGCTCGAGGGGGGGGAGATGCGACCGAGCGATCTGGCGCAAAAGATTGGGATGACGCGTGGTGCGATTTCGAAATTGGTCGAGCGGCTGTGTGTGAAGAAGCTCGTAGCGCGGCAAGCATCGTCGAGCGATGGACGCGTGCAGCAAATTGAGCTCACCGCGCAAGGGAAACGGCTTGTGCCGATGCTCGCCAAACTGGCTGACGAAAACGATCAGCAGTTCTTTGGGCATCTGACGAGTGAAGAGCGCCAGATGCTGCATGGGCTTCTGCAGTCGCTGGTGAAAACGCATGGCTGGAAAGAATTGCCGGTCGAATAG
- a CDS encoding DUF1398 family protein has translation MNAEQTAAIRACVAGSLAGTLQFPQIVQQLISIGVERYHADYSRQETTYYLTSGESLVVEVPHEAQPTAMEFSASAVEQAVRQSQRGEHSYRDFVRKTQAAGCVGYFVQLTGRRVIYFGRCGESHVELFPSASN, from the coding sequence ATGAACGCCGAACAGACAGCAGCGATTCGAGCTTGTGTGGCAGGTTCGCTCGCTGGAACTTTGCAGTTTCCACAAATTGTCCAGCAGCTGATATCGATTGGGGTCGAGCGTTATCACGCCGACTACAGCCGACAGGAAACCACGTACTACTTGACCAGTGGCGAATCATTGGTGGTGGAGGTGCCCCACGAGGCACAACCAACGGCGATGGAGTTCTCGGCGTCGGCTGTGGAGCAAGCGGTGCGACAGAGTCAACGCGGCGAGCACTCGTATCGGGACTTTGTTCGCAAAACGCAAGCTGCCGGATGTGTCGGGTACTTTGTACAGCTGACCGGCCGACGGGTGATCTATTTTGGACGCTGCGGCGAAAGTCATGTCGAGTTGTTTCCGAGTGCTTCTAACTAG
- a CDS encoding VOC family protein, with the protein MSSSSLPTGLQSAGAPKSPPATLGIVETALYVRDVAVAATFYQRLFAFETLLASDRLHALGVGGRDVLLLFKEGATSEPFATSRGTIPGHAGSGPTHFAFAIPLADVETWRAWLTAQGVAVESEVTWEGEARSLYFRDPDHNLVELITPGFWRVSF; encoded by the coding sequence ATGTCATCCAGTTCCTTGCCAACCGGCTTGCAGTCAGCAGGTGCGCCTAAGAGTCCACCAGCGACGCTGGGGATTGTCGAGACGGCGCTCTATGTGCGCGATGTTGCCGTGGCGGCGACGTTTTACCAAAGGTTATTTGCTTTCGAAACGCTGCTGGCGTCTGATCGTCTGCACGCGCTCGGGGTCGGTGGTCGCGATGTGCTGCTCCTCTTTAAGGAAGGGGCGACTAGCGAGCCGTTTGCCACCTCGCGTGGCACAATTCCTGGCCATGCGGGGAGTGGTCCCACCCACTTTGCGTTTGCGATTCCGCTGGCGGATGTCGAAACTTGGCGAGCCTGGCTGACGGCCCAAGGTGTCGCGGTGGAGAGTGAAGTGACGTGGGAAGGGGAGGCCCGCAGCCTTTACTTTCGCGATCCCGACCACAATCTTGTCGAGCTCATCACTCCAGGATTTTGGCGTGTTAGCTTTTGA
- a CDS encoding prenyltransferase/squalene oxidase repeat-containing protein, whose protein sequence is MNRRSTFSRRMFIATSAATALVARFSSLALADDAASYEAVTGKAIEWLGSRQADDGSFSSQIGSGPTAMVITALLRQGRTPADPVVAKGLKYLEGTVQTTGGIHGAKSRLPNYETCVAVVCFQEANGDGKYTEIIKKADAWLRGNQIDGGDAKKPEDFDYGGAGYGGPSRPDLSNTSYLLDALKAAGAGPDDEAVQKALIFVSRCQNLESPANTTPFANKVNDGGFYYTPVLSQQDATRESDANGGLRSYGSMTYHGLKSMIYAGLTKEDQRVKAALTWVQKHYDLTSNPGMGDAGLYYYYHTFAKALATSGLDEVEDAAGKKHNWRADLVAELAKKQESNGSWVNKNNRWMEGDAVLCTAFVLLALSYAKPKA, encoded by the coding sequence ATGAATCGCCGCTCAACATTTTCGCGCCGCATGTTCATTGCGACCTCGGCAGCCACCGCACTCGTCGCTCGGTTTTCGTCCCTCGCACTGGCCGACGATGCTGCTTCGTATGAAGCGGTCACGGGTAAGGCGATTGAATGGCTCGGGAGTCGTCAGGCCGACGATGGTTCGTTCAGCTCGCAAATCGGGAGTGGTCCTACCGCGATGGTGATCACGGCGCTGCTGCGACAAGGTCGCACGCCAGCCGACCCTGTGGTTGCAAAGGGGCTGAAGTATTTGGAAGGGACCGTGCAAACGACTGGTGGCATTCACGGCGCGAAGAGCCGCCTGCCTAACTATGAAACCTGCGTTGCGGTGGTTTGCTTTCAAGAGGCCAATGGCGATGGCAAGTACACCGAGATCATCAAAAAGGCCGATGCGTGGCTGCGTGGCAATCAGATTGATGGTGGTGACGCGAAGAAGCCGGAAGATTTCGACTACGGTGGAGCAGGTTACGGTGGACCTTCGCGTCCCGATTTGTCGAACACTTCGTACTTGCTCGACGCGCTGAAAGCAGCGGGCGCTGGCCCCGATGATGAAGCAGTTCAGAAAGCACTGATCTTTGTATCGCGTTGCCAGAACCTCGAATCTCCCGCGAACACCACGCCTTTTGCAAACAAAGTGAACGACGGTGGCTTCTACTACACGCCTGTGCTCTCGCAGCAAGATGCGACACGCGAATCGGATGCCAATGGTGGTTTGCGAAGCTATGGCTCGATGACCTATCACGGCCTAAAAAGCATGATTTATGCAGGGCTCACGAAAGAGGATCAGCGCGTGAAGGCGGCGCTCACCTGGGTGCAGAAGCACTACGATCTGACGAGCAACCCGGGCATGGGTGATGCCGGGCTATATTACTACTATCACACGTTCGCCAAAGCGCTAGCCACTTCGGGACTCGACGAAGTGGAAGATGCTGCGGGCAAAAAGCACAACTGGCGTGCCGATTTGGTGGCCGAACTTGCCAAGAAGCAAGAATCGAACGGCTCGTGGGTGAACAAGAACAATCGCTGGATGGAAGGAGACGCCGTTCTCTGCACCGCGTTTGTGCTCCTCGCCTTGTCCTACGCCAAGCCCAAAGCTTAA
- a CDS encoding sulfatase, with the protein MPVTPLPSTRFSMGLVSSFAALMLVGIIAAADETSVDVTATPSSTKPMNILVLYADDWRFDTLGCAGNPIVKTPSLDALAREGVRFTNARVTTSICGVSRATLYTGQWMSRHGNQGFGMFTTPWSETYPGLLRAGGYHVGHIGKWHNGKFPEENYDFGRSYSGRHWLKKPGGEPVHVTKQNELDALEFLEKRPKDKPFCLTLAFFATHAEDGHPDQFQPQPESMKLYEEVSIPIPELMTEKALANLPPFLQASANEGRVRFNWRFDTPEKYQTMMKNYYRMATEVDAVCGKVIEQLRQQNLLDNTLVIFTTDNGYFHGERMLADKWYPYEESIRVPLLIRDPRTKTTVPVTNDEFALNVDLAPTILAAAGIPAPATMQGRDLADLYAARRTAVQQWRQAFFYEHGTVSNKNRIPSSQALVDRKFKYTLWPEWDYEELYDLSADPQEQTNLIASAKHQEIATTYRKKFEELRAAAK; encoded by the coding sequence ATGCCAGTGACTCCCCTCCCCAGCACTCGCTTCTCGATGGGACTAGTTAGCAGTTTTGCGGCCCTCATGCTCGTCGGCATTATAGCAGCGGCTGATGAAACGTCGGTCGATGTGACAGCGACTCCATCGTCGACAAAACCGATGAACATTCTTGTGCTCTACGCCGACGATTGGCGCTTCGACACGCTCGGCTGTGCCGGAAATCCGATCGTCAAGACACCATCGCTCGATGCCCTCGCGCGCGAGGGGGTGCGGTTCACCAATGCCCGCGTCACCACATCGATTTGCGGTGTCAGCCGCGCGACACTCTACACCGGGCAGTGGATGTCGCGTCACGGCAACCAGGGCTTTGGAATGTTCACCACCCCTTGGAGCGAAACCTATCCCGGTTTGCTCCGCGCGGGGGGCTATCACGTGGGGCATATCGGGAAGTGGCATAACGGCAAATTTCCCGAAGAAAACTACGATTTCGGCCGTTCCTACAGTGGTCGTCATTGGCTGAAAAAACCGGGTGGCGAACCGGTGCATGTGACGAAGCAGAACGAACTCGATGCACTCGAGTTTCTCGAGAAACGTCCGAAAGACAAACCCTTTTGCCTGACGCTCGCCTTCTTCGCGACGCATGCTGAGGATGGACATCCCGATCAATTTCAGCCTCAGCCCGAGAGCATGAAGCTGTACGAAGAGGTCTCGATTCCAATTCCGGAACTGATGACCGAGAAGGCGCTTGCCAATTTGCCCCCCTTCCTCCAGGCATCTGCCAACGAAGGTCGCGTTCGATTTAACTGGCGATTTGATACTCCCGAGAAGTATCAAACGATGATGAAGAACTACTATCGCATGGCGACCGAAGTCGACGCGGTGTGTGGCAAAGTGATCGAGCAATTGCGCCAGCAAAACTTGCTCGACAACACGCTCGTGATCTTCACCACCGATAATGGCTACTTTCATGGCGAACGGATGCTCGCCGACAAATGGTATCCCTACGAAGAGAGCATTCGGGTTCCGCTACTAATCCGCGATCCCCGCACGAAGACCACGGTGCCGGTGACCAACGACGAGTTCGCACTGAATGTCGATTTGGCTCCCACCATTCTGGCAGCCGCAGGCATCCCAGCACCCGCGACCATGCAAGGGCGCGATCTCGCAGATCTTTATGCCGCGCGGCGCACAGCGGTGCAGCAGTGGCGACAAGCGTTTTTCTACGAGCATGGAACGGTCTCGAATAAAAATCGGATTCCCAGTTCGCAGGCCCTCGTTGATCGGAAGTTCAAGTACACACTTTGGCCCGAATGGGACTATGAGGAACTTTACGATCTGTCGGCTGATCCTCAGGAACAGACCAACTTGATCGCCAGCGCGAAGCATCAAGAGATAGCGACCACGTATCGCAAAAAGTTTGAAGAACTGCGGGCTGCTGCCAAGTAG
- the msrB gene encoding peptide-methionine (R)-S-oxide reductase MsrB, which yields MPKVHLFDRSGTLVGPVETNKVVKSDEAWRAQLSPDQFRVLRCQGTERPFCGVLLDNKKSGVYCCAGCRLPLFSSQSKFNSGTGWPSFFAPIAPGNVVEHADHSHGMTRIEIVCGRCDGHLGHVFPDGPPPTRLRYCLNSESLDFVDDSELTSLADPLVESAQQ from the coding sequence GTGCCGAAAGTTCATCTGTTTGATCGCTCCGGAACCCTCGTAGGTCCAGTCGAGACCAATAAAGTGGTGAAATCCGACGAAGCGTGGCGCGCGCAGCTTTCGCCCGATCAATTTCGGGTCTTGCGCTGCCAAGGGACCGAGCGTCCTTTCTGCGGGGTGTTGCTCGACAACAAAAAATCGGGAGTTTACTGCTGTGCAGGCTGTCGACTCCCGCTCTTTTCGTCGCAATCGAAGTTTAATTCGGGAACGGGATGGCCGAGCTTTTTTGCTCCCATCGCGCCGGGCAATGTGGTGGAGCATGCCGATCATTCGCACGGGATGACACGTATCGAAATTGTGTGCGGACGTTGCGACGGCCACTTGGGGCATGTGTTTCCCGATGGTCCGCCCCCCACACGTTTGCGTTACTGCCTCAACAGCGAATCGCTCGATTTTGTTGACGACTCGGAGCTCACCTCACTGGCCGATCCCCTGGTGGAATCAGCCCAGCAGTAG
- the msrA gene encoding peptide-methionine (S)-S-oxide reductase MsrA, with translation MPEPDESSSSPVSATKQAVFAGGCFWCTEMAFEQLAGVSDVASGYIGGSPETANYEAVCTGRTGHAEAIRITYDPAVMTYQTLLDVFFTAHDPTTLNRQGNDIGTQYRSAIFTSDEAELAAARATIARLDASGALPSRIVTTLEPLTEFYPAEDYHQDYARAHPNQSYIMHVSTPKACKVRNYFPKLIRREYLP, from the coding sequence ATGCCAGAACCTGATGAATCAAGCTCTTCGCCCGTGAGCGCGACCAAGCAAGCGGTCTTCGCAGGAGGCTGTTTCTGGTGCACCGAGATGGCGTTTGAACAACTCGCCGGGGTGAGCGATGTGGCGAGTGGCTACATCGGTGGCTCGCCCGAGACAGCCAACTACGAAGCGGTTTGCACGGGTCGAACTGGCCATGCCGAAGCGATACGGATTACGTACGATCCGGCGGTGATGACGTATCAAACGCTGCTCGATGTTTTCTTTACCGCGCACGATCCCACGACCCTCAACCGACAAGGGAACGACATCGGCACGCAATATCGCTCGGCGATTTTCACGAGCGACGAAGCCGAACTTGCGGCAGCTCGAGCGACCATTGCACGGCTCGACGCGAGTGGAGCGCTGCCCAGTCGCATCGTCACCACGCTCGAGCCACTCACCGAGTTCTATCCGGCGGAAGACTATCACCAGGATTATGCTCGCGCGCATCCGAATCAGTCGTACATCATGCACGTCTCGACGCCGAAAGCTTGCAAAGTACGGAACTACTTTCCCAAGCTCATTCGGCGAGAGTATCTCCCTTAG
- a CDS encoding PPC domain-containing protein: MLSIASRASRSLAAVAAAPLLAAIFSATLPAQEPQSAPVVLFVRPLVVTPGEMVTLDIRGQHLQNTKQVQLRSGDFSQDLPVKKQEEAKPPDRVAPNLHGDYRVEAELKLPDDFAADQFELTIECDKGKTAPLSVRVLKTDQLLKEVEPNDGFRQSQAMELGKFIVASIHRQHDVDVFRIELKAGQKYKVDVEAAARGSVADLQLQLFSENGALLATSDDRSATSRDPELTFSPTSDGPILISLIDATDRGSDLHPYLLRVTPQ; this comes from the coding sequence ATGCTCTCTATAGCTAGTCGCGCGAGTCGCTCGCTCGCTGCTGTCGCAGCAGCACCGCTCCTGGCGGCCATATTCTCAGCCACGCTGCCTGCGCAAGAGCCGCAGTCAGCGCCGGTCGTACTTTTCGTACGGCCACTCGTCGTCACGCCAGGCGAAATGGTGACGCTCGATATTCGTGGACAGCACCTGCAAAACACCAAGCAGGTTCAGCTCCGCAGCGGCGATTTTTCGCAAGATTTGCCGGTGAAAAAGCAAGAAGAGGCAAAACCCCCCGATCGTGTCGCGCCGAATCTGCATGGCGATTACCGGGTCGAGGCCGAGCTGAAACTTCCCGACGATTTCGCGGCCGATCAGTTCGAGCTGACGATCGAATGCGACAAAGGGAAGACAGCGCCACTGTCGGTTCGTGTCCTGAAGACCGATCAATTGCTCAAGGAAGTGGAACCCAACGACGGGTTCCGGCAATCGCAAGCAATGGAGCTTGGCAAGTTTATCGTCGCCTCGATTCATCGTCAGCACGATGTCGATGTGTTTCGAATCGAGCTCAAGGCGGGACAGAAATACAAGGTGGATGTTGAAGCTGCTGCGCGCGGATCGGTCGCCGATTTGCAGTTGCAGCTGTTCAGTGAAAACGGCGCGCTACTCGCCACCAGCGACGATCGCTCGGCCACGTCGCGCGATCCCGAGCTGACGTTCTCTCCCACCAGCGACGGCCCGATTCTCATCAGCCTGATCGACGCCACCGATCGTGGCAGCGATCTGCATCCCTATTTGCTCCGCGTCACACCACAGTGA
- a CDS encoding DUF1501 domain-containing protein, translating to MLDILFGSQKSVPAGPAHLRTRRQMLRVGCLAPLGLSLSHLLASRADGAEAAPPRKAKSVIMVYLGGGMSHHDTFDPKPKAAEEVRGKYGVIDTNVVGCQISEKLPKMAQCMDKVALVRGGAHNNDHHETATNWVMSGRFGSPFGDYPAVGAVVAHETGFSGLVPPYVAVPQNPSFTWELGRSAFLGGRYESFKAGDPNSNGYKVRDLARQQTLSEPSLVRRKNLLSAVDSLARQVQGNDQIATYDEFQKRAAEMILSPEAQASFDIEREKLETRDRYGRTTFGQSCLLARRLVEGGVTFVTVNYGGWDHHGKIFEGLDKKLPEFDQGFSALIEDLHTRGLLDETLVVCMGEFGRSPKINKDAGRDHWGPAASLLFAGAGVNPGQVIGATDDTGGYVVKDPASPADVAATIYTALGISPRKQIYTPDGRPLEILDSGERIHALYS from the coding sequence ATGCTCGACATTCTGTTCGGATCGCAGAAGTCGGTTCCAGCGGGCCCTGCCCATCTGCGAACCCGTCGTCAGATGCTTCGCGTCGGATGCCTGGCTCCGCTGGGGCTTTCGCTGTCGCATCTGCTTGCTTCGCGCGCCGATGGTGCCGAAGCAGCGCCGCCACGTAAAGCCAAGTCGGTGATCATGGTCTACCTCGGCGGTGGCATGTCGCACCACGATACCTTTGATCCCAAGCCTAAGGCGGCTGAAGAAGTGCGCGGCAAGTATGGTGTGATCGACACCAATGTCGTCGGCTGTCAGATCAGCGAAAAGCTGCCGAAGATGGCGCAGTGTATGGACAAGGTGGCCCTGGTGCGTGGCGGTGCCCACAACAACGACCATCACGAAACGGCCACCAACTGGGTGATGTCGGGACGCTTTGGAAGTCCGTTTGGAGACTATCCCGCGGTTGGTGCCGTGGTCGCGCACGAGACCGGTTTCTCGGGACTTGTCCCGCCCTATGTCGCCGTGCCGCAAAATCCTTCGTTCACTTGGGAACTGGGACGCAGCGCGTTCCTTGGTGGTCGCTACGAGTCGTTCAAGGCGGGCGATCCCAACAGCAACGGCTATAAAGTGCGCGATCTCGCGCGTCAGCAAACGTTAAGCGAGCCGAGCCTCGTGCGGCGTAAAAATTTGCTCTCGGCGGTCGATTCGCTCGCGCGTCAAGTGCAAGGGAACGATCAGATCGCAACGTACGACGAGTTCCAAAAACGGGCCGCCGAGATGATCCTCTCCCCCGAAGCGCAAGCCTCGTTCGACATCGAGCGCGAGAAACTGGAAACGCGCGATCGCTATGGTCGCACCACGTTTGGGCAAAGCTGTCTACTCGCCCGTCGCCTTGTCGAAGGGGGCGTTACGTTCGTCACCGTGAACTACGGTGGCTGGGATCACCACGGCAAAATTTTCGAAGGGCTCGACAAAAAGCTCCCCGAATTCGATCAAGGTTTTTCGGCCCTCATCGAAGATCTTCATACGCGCGGCCTGCTCGATGAAACGCTCGTCGTTTGCATGGGGGAATTTGGTCGTAGTCCGAAAATCAACAAAGATGCTGGCCGCGATCACTGGGGCCCTGCAGCCTCGCTGCTGTTCGCCGGTGCGGGGGTGAACCCTGGTCAGGTGATTGGCGCAACTGACGATACCGGCGGCTACGTGGTGAAAGACCCTGCCAGTCCAGCCGATGTGGCGGCGACGATCTACACGGCGCTCGGCATCTCGCCACGCAAGCAAATCTATACCCCCGATGGCCGTCCGCTCGAAATTCTCGATTCGGGAGAGCGCATCCATGCTCTCTATAGCTAG